A segment of the Elaeis guineensis isolate ETL-2024a chromosome 6, EG11, whole genome shotgun sequence genome:
gaatccatagaggagagtagggattaaattttatatagattGAACCATTTTCATTCCACTCTTAAATCGAAATGAAACTCCTCTCAATTAAACGGTTGAAATGAAAATCATCCATTCTGATTCCAAATCTTCATTTTTTCAAACCAAACACCCCCTCATAGCATATATATCATCTGAATATATAGTGTATATTAGtgaatatgatattttaaaaattatatattattttattttaaaatatatattaaattattatattactaATTTACTTAACACGTATCACTCGATTatgtattatatatttataaattttatattttaaaaattatatattaatttatataaaaatatgtatTGATTTGTTCGATGATTAATTCGTTTGATGTGTTTCATTtaactataaatatatatagatcAAAATCATGTTCTAAAACCGAGAATGAAAgagaataatactatgcatatttttttttatcggaACTCTTTAACCTTTGGACCTCTAGTTCGAGAGGGATATGACAAGCTGATGTTCACCAATGTGACCGGTCGTAAAGGTGCCCGGTTTTGCTAGTTCTGAGTTCAGCATATACCAACTGCTTGGCATAAGAATGAAAGTGATATCTGAACAATTATTCCTCTTTCACGGTCATCTTACCTACGTAGACCATTGAACACAAGAAAGCAGTACAAACCTTCCCTTCACCCAAGGACAAATACATCCATTGCCATCAGATTTCATGCAAAAAAGGGCCTGACACAATCCTAATATACATGACCAGAACATGTCAGAAATTAAAGAGATCCAATCACGAAAAGCTTTACCAACGCTTCAAAGCAGTAGATACATAGGTTCATCCAGGGAAAGTTAAATAGTCCAGTTCTCAGTCATCTTAAGTTCTTAACCATTGGATATGGAAATTTGGCAATCCACAGAACGGCCTACCGTGATCACAGCATATAACTGATTAACACAGGCCaaaggaaaacaaaaaaaaaaaaaagagaatgaaatcagGTTACTCCAAAATAGTTGGATTTAAGTCACATGAATGGTAAGCTTTGAGGTTGAAGGAAGAGCAAACCAGCAAATGCAACTATCCAAACGAGATTGGCTTATAATTGAAGTTTCTTACTATGTATATCTGATCCACAATAAGGTTTCCATGACTGTAAATCTTGACATATAGCAGTACAGTACAAGTTCCTTCAGCGAACCCAATACTTGAGAAGGCTATCCATACGATGCCCCAGACCACCAACTACCAATGACTGATCTCAAGATTTATCTATTCTGTGACCAGCATACTTGTATCTCTCGTAGGATCTGGGAGCTGCATAATTAAATTTCACAAACAGAGTCAGACATGAGCATGTTGCATGATAACTAGGAGAGATAAAAAGTTAACACTTATTATAAATTTACAACCATTCACTTAATTTAACAGTCAGCAAACAAATTCCGGTAACTGCTTATATAGCATCTGCCAGTATCATACACTATCCCTTGATGAAAAAAGTTTTAAGTAATGGTCTGAGTATATCTTCATGGTTTGAGATCATGATGTATGGGTCTGAGGAAACTGCTAGAAGTCTTCTCAATCATCTTTAGTTTGTAAAACTGGATAAAACTTTTCAGAGAAATAAAACAGGCAAAACAGAGGGTGTATCATTGGACAAGGACTTTGACATTCAAATATACAGGAAAGGCCACTACAATCTTCATATTCATCTGCGCATTCTAAAATCTCATCTGCGCCctaattatttttatgctatttaAAAGAACAAATACTATGAACTCTCTGGTCTTAATGCACAGTTACAACTCCAAATCATCTATCACATTATTCAGGAAGCATATTCAGACAGTGTCCATACAAATGGTTTTGCAACATATTgttttaaatttcaattattaTGCTACGATATAGAGCAATACAAGGTCGAAATATATTGGTGCATAACATTTGAATATAAGcgggtctctttttttttttttgtatgaacaGGGTCGCAATTCGATCTCAAATTCAATATAATATGTTTACTCTTCATATATGAAAGAAAGATGTCAAGACCACGTTTTTGCCACATCGTATACTCTAACATATTCTGGTAACTCCATCTCATGTAAGTTCTCTCTTTAACCTTATCTTAACTCCTAGATTCACCATTTCTAAACCAATTTCATTTTTTGAATTTGCCAAATATATGCAGTTTATGTtaaacagatcaaaaatttttctctctgctAACAGTTTTCATATTGTGCAATGTGCTCAATCCTTATGTTTACATTTTTGAAACTAAGCAACGAACCCTCACAATACAAGTACGATGTCACAAACTACGTTCTCAATGCTTCACAAGTTTTACTTCATCACAATGTTTTCAAGGTTTCTTAGCCACAGGATCTTTAGGGGAAATGTCCATCATGCTTCCATATATGTAGCATATTGAAGTCTCCCCCAACAATATGTTCTGGCTGCAGTAATTGAGATGCCAGAAATAATGATAAACACGACAAGAGTACAGTGCTCATAGCTAGACTAGTCCCAATAAGACTGTATTAATTATTCCTTCATGCATCATCAATTTGCAATGTTTTCTATGAAACCAAGATGTGCAAATTTTGGAAAAAGGAAAGATGTGAACATGCAGTTCTTTTTGGCGGAAATAAGGAGGCAAGCCCCCTCTACCGAAGTTCAAGTATCAAGTTAACCAAAACGAGTAAGCCATGTGGGAAATACTAATTCAAACTTGCCGGTGATCAATGTACTGCAGTGTTAGTCAAAAACAAGTAATTTAGTACATAATTTAATCTTTGggtgaggattttttttttttttttacttggtttgtgagGAAAAAGGCAGCTGATAATTACTTCTGCAAGTCCTGATTAATTTAAGAAGAATTAGATACGCTCACATTTTGTGCTCATGATCATCCAGGTGACAACCTTCAATCTAAGAAGTACTAAAAAAGACTGACACAAGTGAAAAcgagatcatcaaaataatttcagagaCATTTTTTACCTTAAGCCTTTCACAGATTTTCCCTTCCCCATTACAGTCTCAAGCCAGTAACAACCGACCTCCAAAACTTTCCTTGTCGTTGCATCCAAACCCTAAAACTAACACCACACCTCACCCTTACAACATTAATGACCCTTGCGTAACAGTTTCCTTATCCCAATACTACATTCAGTTCAATACCAGATCTGTTATAGACATCAGCAGAAAAGAAAAGTACCTCCAACCACCTTCTTTCACCAGTAAAACTCTATTTTCTTCATCCTCCATTGGTCCTAGAAATTAAAACCCACGAATATCCTTTCCCATGCCCTTATTTAGTCTTCTTTGTTCAGATCTATCCTATAAGAATTTCTTGACAGCAATTACCACTCCTTTTAAACCTTTATTTTTTCTTGGACCGTTCCGCAACACCCCCCCGGCAAAACAAAAATTAACCAATTCCTTCAACAGCATATGCTAAGCACATGCCTATCACGGTAAGGAACTAATCAAAACGTAGAAATGCACCgccatgaaaataaaaataagcataaTTCCTTCGAACAATTACACTGAAAGTTTTAATTtcctaaaaaagaataaaaaataaagaatacctaCAAGTTTTCCTCCCTTGTCGAGGGTTTGTCTTACACTCCTTAATCTATCTAGAAAACCAAATCTAGACAGCCAGTGCACACATTAAACAAAATCCATCATTCCTTATCAGAATGAAAGCAAGAAAGCATCAATACTATATACAGAATCCCATTTTTGGGTTCCAAAACCTAAAAATCATCAGCAAGAACCAGCATTATCAAGTAACATCACCTACCAGCAAATTTTCTTTTCCGTTCTACAACACGAGCCACATGGAGGAGAAAAATTTatacctgaagtaaactatcggCGGCCCTCCTGGCGCGGTCGGCCAGCACGTTAGCCTCGCAAGAATGGACCGTCTCAAACTGGCCGACGGTGAGCTTCTTGGTGATCCAACCGACATCGAAATAGATGTAGTCGGAGGGTGGGAGGTCGACCTTGATGGATTCGACATCGAACCAAATGAAGAAGCGGCGCACCTGGATTCCCTGGAGATCCTCGATGCTGCCATATTTGACGACGCCGGTGATCCGGGGATCGTAGTAAACCAGGTATTCGAATTCCACGTAGCAGGACCCCTCCAGCTCCACCACGAAGCTGCCGTcgtcggccagctggaaggattTCACCGTGTCCGGAAGGAGCCCCGCTGGGAGGCCGTACTGCGGCAGCAGTTCGTACACCGTCGTCCCGTTCGACGGCGACGCCGGCGCAGCCTCCAGGGCGGCGGCGCAGCCGCAggagatgaggaggaggaggagggagaagaggaggagacTAGGATTAGGGTTAGAGAAGGACGCCATGGAAGAAGGGGAGGATCGGAGGGGTCAACACTTTGGACCGCGGATATATAGAGGAAACGTTGTATCGTTTCCAATGTTCCTCCGGATCACATTTGTATAAAGATATGATACCCTTGGCTGGACATGATTGGATGAACGATGTGACTACATTCCGTCTTATTCGAGGCCGCGGTTGATGCTGATAGCATGCCGAGGGTACATCGTAGATGTAGAATTTGAGAGGAAATGGGAGGAACAGATATTTCCTCTTTCCTGAATTTTCTATGATTGGATCTGGTATGACGTTATAACAGAAAACAGTATCGTGGGTGGACAGGTGTCAGGTTTGGTGTGCACAAAGTTAGAGCAGGTAATTACGGGATTTTAACGCGAAGGCCGATGGGGCAGAAAGTGTGATTAGCTAATTTTTGTTCTGTTCACCGGATGGTTATTTTAGACT
Coding sequences within it:
- the LOC105046445 gene encoding uncharacterized protein, whose translation is MASFSNPNPSLLLFSLLLLLISCGCAAALEAAPASPSNGTTVYELLPQYGLPAGLLPDTVKSFQLADDGSFVVELEGSCYVEFEYLVYYDPRITGVVKYGSIEDLQGIQVRRFFIWFDVESIKVDLPPSDYIYFDVGWITKKLTVGQFETVHSCEANVLADRARRAADSLLQLPDPTRDTSMLVTE